The Toxorhynchites rutilus septentrionalis strain SRP chromosome 3, ASM2978413v1, whole genome shotgun sequence genome includes a region encoding these proteins:
- the LOC129779247 gene encoding protein Wnt-4 encodes MEGSERKMLAYSVLLFSVIWCISECNDVVSSNSKESTLPAKNTVMAVFSPMTKSPGPCRYLTGTRKQNHQCRREVGLPEAIKEARRLAVTHCEEQFRYDRWNCSIETRGKRNIFKKVYRETAFVHALTAAAITHSVARACAEGKMSKCQCASERRPEATRLAWKWGGCSDNVKHGKRVTRNFLELQPTDSDPVTEMLSHDSEVGIQAVMSTMNDRCKCHGVSGSCSLKTCWRKLGDFNATAAMLRTKYHHAIRKIPINNKTSRRAAPKELERDVSYEQLYYFETSPTFCSVTRGRRCLHPDNCATLCCGRGYTTKIVKTIEKCRCRFTNGRCCQIVCDYCEKYDDRYYCK; translated from the exons CAAGGAAAGCACATTGCCGGCGAAAAATACCGTCATGGCAGTGTTCAGCCCAATGACCAAGTCTCCAGGGCCGTGTCGCTACCTGACCGGAACTCGCAAACAAAACCACCAGTGTCGCAGGGAAGTTGGTCTACCCGAGGCTATCAAGGAAGCCCGCCGCCTGGCCGTTACTCATTGCGAGGAACAATTTCGATACGACCGTTGGAATTGTTCGATCGAAACGCGAGGAAAGCGGAACATATTCAAAAAG gtTTACCGCGAAACGGCATTTGTACACGCACTCACAGCCGCTGCCATTACTCACTCGGTGGCACGCGCCTGCGCCGAAGGAAAGATGTCCAAATGCCAGTGTGCTTCCGAGAGACGCCCAGAAGCGACAAGGCTGGCTTGGAAGTGGGGAGGCTGCAGCGACAACGTGAAACACGGCAAGCGGGTGACGAGAAACTTTTTGGAACTGCAGCCCACTGATAGTGACCCGGTGACTGAAATGTTGAGCCACGACAGCGAG GTTGGAATTCAAGCTGTCATGTCCACCATGAATGATCGGTGCAAGTGCCACGGGGTTTCGGGGTCATGCTCGTTGAAAACATGCTGGAGAAAGTTGGGCGATTTCAACGCCACCGCCGCCATGCTGAGAACCAAATATCATCACGCCATCAGAAAAATTCCAATCAACAACAAAACCTCGAGGAGAGCAGCCCCCAAAGAACTGGAAAGG GATGTATCATACGAACAGTTGTACTACTTCGAGACATCGCCAACATTCTGTTCGGTTACCAGAGGTCGACGTTGTCTGCATCCAGATAATTGTGCCACTTTGTGCTGTGGTCGGGGCTACACCACAAAGATCGTCAAAACGATCGAGAAATGTCGCTGTCGTTTCACCAACGGTCGCTGTTGCCAAATAGTATGCGATTACTGCGAAAAATACGACGATCGATATTACTGTAAATAG